In Anopheles bellator chromosome 2, idAnoBellAS_SP24_06.2, whole genome shotgun sequence, the genomic stretch ACAATCAACCTTATTTGGACAGTTACATGAGTGATAACATATtaaaggcaaacattttcgTCCGTTCTGTCAATCAAGGTGGAAAGAACCAACGGGAACGAAAAAACCGCGAAATGACGATTTTCTCAACATACAACTAAAGTGTGTACTAAAACTAATTCATACCCACCTGTTACCATTCGAAGAGATCCTGGACCAGATCTCTGTTTCTATTATAgcttattttttccatttctagTCCCAATATTTATTCCTCTGTTTGATGCTCCTTATTGGTTGAAATCTGGCTGAAGCTGCAAAAACTACTTCCGTCTATACTTACCACCGACGGACAGCGCGCCGTAAGCACTATTTCACTTTGCAATAACTTCACATGTCAAAATAAGGAATTTTATAATTTCTATGGTTCAATCAATTAAGATTGAATCGCtactttcaaaatattttttaaacttttttaataCACTCGCGATAATTTTGATATTGGATGCGATTTAAATAGTATAATTTGAAAACGATTTGTAAGCACTGTATGGTCTGGTCTGCACCGTCACGACCAATCGGTAAGTTGACTATACGCGTATAAGCTTGCGCGGGAAGTTGAAATCAATtctgactgctgctgttgtttaaAAGGCCGCGTTTTAACGATTTATCGGAAGTAATTTTTACAATTCGCGTATACGAATAGTTATTGACAGTATAGACAAGTTCGCAATGACAGGGAATGACAGAAATGTAAATTATATAGTGAAATAGACATTCAATGTTATTGAGAAATGTATTGTACATCGCATCAGGAAAAAAGTATTGCCAGTATAAGAACTTCTCATTTCATTAATCTATAGCTGTTGTCTAAAATTGGTTATTTTCGTGTTTCTCATTATACGTTCAACGTAGACTGGAATCTATTGTTTTTACTTGATCTTTGCTGTGGGCGGGAGAGggtgggaaaaaaattaacatacCTTTGTTGTTTTAGACACAGACATACTCAGGCTAGCACTTTTCTTTGGCACCCGCATCGCAGCAACACACTAAATAGTTATCACTCGCTACGGCACAGAGCGCAATTCAACACTGGGCCACCTGTGGCTCCTCCACCATTAAAAAGGTTGCTGATTTGTCCACTGTTCGAACTATTGTTATCAGTTATCTTAGCGTGGATTAAGCTAAACACGCAAACATTCAATACCACATACTAATGACTGCAGTTGTACACTTCGTGAATAAAACGAACATTTCTCACTAATNNNNNNNNNNNNNNNNNNNNNNNNNNNNNNNNNNNNNNNNNNNNNNNNNNNNNNNNNNNNNNNNNNNNNNNNNNNNNNNNNNNNNNNNNNNNNNNNNNNNcccccccccccccccccccccccccccccccccccccccccttaCATGTTGTTTGTGTCATGTTATGCTACGCTATACATTACATGAAAATATATATCATATAAATCATAGACAAAGGGAGCAAAGATCAAATAAATTTGGCCGGCATTAAGTTATGCCAATGAGAAGTTGTTTACCAACGCCACTGATTTCCCGTCTATTAGTTAAAAAGGGTGAAAATCCTACCTTGTGCTGCTTGTTCGTTTCCAGTTCCGTCCGATGTGTATGGTTCTGCAAACCCGGATACGCCTGCCTTCCCTTCTTCGCCCTCGGTGAAGTAAGATTCTTCGTACTTGGACATATCTCCGTATGCTTCATCCTCAACATAGGTTCCTTCGTCATCGCCTTGCTCCTGGTCTGCTGATTGGTCATGCTCGGCCAGCGATTGATCCTGTTCCGTTTCTGCTTCtaccgtttcgatttcggtatGTTCTTCGGAATAATCTGGCTCGGCTTTCGTGCTTATCGGTTCCAAGGCCATTTCAACATATTCGGGTTCGGTGGTCTGTGATGGCAATTGTTTAACGATTTGTACAGTCTGGATTTGCGTAGTTGCTTCCGAGGGATCCAACATGTCATTGCCGCTCACAGATAGCTTCGCCCGTTTATTTGTCATGCTGGGCGCAAGAATACGCTGGCCAAGAATTCGCTTCTGTCCACTAGCCACGTGTACCTGCTGTATCTGTTGGGCTTGTTGGGAACCAGTGGCAGAATGGTGGGAGGTGGAGGACTGAATTTGTACTATTTTGTCATCACCACTCTCTTCGGATTCGAGTTTGTACGACTGCACCCGGCTGCGTTGTACTTTTCCCCGCGGAGACCCAGTATTGGTGGAAATGCTAACTGGTGCTGGGGTTGTAGGTATATTTTCTTTGGCAGGAGACGGTTGTGGCGGAGGTGCGCTATCTCCCTGTTTTGTgaacaagaaacaaaccaaataagCTAGTCTGTTCATACCAACCAGCCATTCACACCTTATTTCTAAAACTTACCGTTTCTGTCAGGCCCTTGATTTGCAAGGCTTCAGCTGTACTGATAAATGCAGGCAAAGCGTCCTGCTTGACATTTACCTCTCCACAATACATAAACTGTATGAGATCTTTCAGGGCGGAATGACTCACGTCTTTCAAAAAAACTGCACGCAGAAAAACACATGATAGCATTACTTTGGTGTAGTAAAATACAAGCATCTgagcaataaaaatcacaaTCTCTTGAATATTTTACCGTTTTATCGAAGATAAAAATCGAGCTATTCTTTGTTGTGCCATCGACACACGATAAAGATACAATCGACACACGATAAAATATTCTGGATGAGAAAGCGAAAAATGctcaaaattgaaataatataCTTACTGAACGCATGTTGGTTTACAGGCATTTGTGTAAACATTTTTCGAAAGTATGGAGAACATACTGATAAAATTAGGCGATGGGCTTTCACCAACTGTCCTTCGGCGGCTAATGTGACGTCAACTAGATCGCCTTGCACGAGCGATTCATGAAATCCGGCAGATAGGTTAGTGTTGAAATTATTCCAACAAAGTGAGAATTGTTCATCGTCCGCCATCTTGGACGACGCTGCGTTCCTGGTGGCTATAGCCTGGCTGGGGGCGCAAAatataatttcaaaaaaatgttaaattcaTATTCTTTATGCAATTACAGGTGCTAAGAAAGATTTTCGAAATCCTTGGAGTTTAACTAATTCCGGAAATTTCCTTGGTATTATTTATTCGAAAGTCTTAGCAGATGACGCAAGCAGACTGTTCGCTTCCATAACCTCTAACGGCGTCATTAGAGAAAATTCTAGAAACCCAAACTCATATCCGAAGAACTTCGCAATTATGGCGCCAAAATATCATTAAAACACCTTCAACTCACAACAATCGATCAACAATCTATTCGATTCGGTCGAAAGAACTCGAAAATctaaaaattatcaacaaaaaTTACCGTACCCTTAACATCTGCAAGAAATCGAGCACACTCTGACGCGCCGCCATTTTCTCGACATCGATTTTTCGACCGTGGTGAAAAAGTAATGGCGACGCTGCCAACGGGTGGCGTAGCGCTAGCGCTACAGTTTGGGGTTTGCCTTTTACGCGTTGTTTATTACGGTTTTCGAGCTCAACTCGAACCAAAATGCATTTGTTGCACATTTTACTTACCTTGTGCGATTATTTCACTTGGTTAATTTGATATTTAACACCAGATTCAGAgaataaaactatttaaaCGAGAGCGGCACGGAATCCGCACatccacacgctacgatttaaGAGCTACGAATGAGAGCTCGCCCAAGCAACCGACGCCGCGAGAGTTTTTCGCCTGGCGTGGCTTGCACGCAGCTTTTCGCCTGGCGCGGCTACACGCACACCGTTGCATCGCATTTtgggcgaaacgaaacaattttTCGTTAAAACCTAACggaaattttttttccatgACGGCttggcgtcgtcgtccagTGGGAATACATCAAGGACTTTTATTTCATTGcatattattttattgattattatCGTTCATGGCTTGAAGCAGaaaacatttttgcatttgATCATGTATACCCAAGCCTTGAAAAATAATAAGCTAAGTGAAGCGAGTGAAGTGagtaaaaaataatggaatagCTGATGcgtttgttattgttttttcgtgtttctaaaaatttgttcacattACTTTCTATGAAAGCAATTActattgaaagaaaaatgttacaaTCGTTTCACACAACGGCTCAACTTTAATTTGACAACGGCTTTTCGCCCGAAAGCTGTGATGGCAAAATGGCGACGgtggattatttttttcattttttgcttttgcattTAGAACATTTATTTCCCACCATCTTTACAtcattgttattgttattccAGTTGAACCGTTCCATTTTTAACGTGCCGCTTGTTACCGGGAGAATTGAAAATGCGAGCCTTAGCCAAGATAATGGCGCCACATAGCCTGACGCTGCCTTCGCTTCTCTGGTCACCGTCGTTAGCGATGAAAAGTCTGTCTCGTGCAATGTGCATTGCTGTTCCGACAGAGCGTCATTTACGAATAGGCATCCAGAACATCCACTTTATTGAAGTTGGCCAAGGCAAGGGACTAATTCTGCTGCCTGGAGCGCTTGGAACGGCTTTAACCGACTTCAAACCACAGATAGAGAAATTGCCAAAGCTATTACCGCAACACAAAATCGTTGCCTGGGATCCGCCGGGATACGGGAAGtcacggccaccggaaaaagTGTTTGGCGTCGACTTTTTCGATCGCGATGCAGCGGCTGCTCACGAACTAATGCAGAAACTAGGTTTCGAGCGATACAGCATTCTGGGATGGAGTGATGGGGGCATAACGGGGTTACTGCTAACGGCCAACCATCCGGAGCAAGTGGAAAAGCTTGTTATATGGGGCTCCAACTCGTACAtctcggaaacggaaaccaaaatCTATGAAGGTAGGTAGAATTGTTCATCGACATGGCTTTCCAATACACGTTTTGTGGTTGTTTAAAAGATATTCGAGATGTGCGCAAATGGTCAGCGAGAATGCGAGAACCGATGGAGAAATTATATGGCGTAGATTACTTTCCTAAGCTGTGGTCAGCCTGGGTCGACGGTTTGCTGCGCATATATAAGGAACGAGATGGGGACATTTGCAGTGCCAAACTAAAACACATTAAAGCTTCAACGCTCGTCATGCACGGAGCAAACGATCCCATGATTGATCCCATTCATGTACCGTATCTGTTGAACAATATTAAAAATTCCGAGTAAGTAGAACGTAACAGggatcatttttattttagtttattCCAACATTCGATTCCATTACACAGCTTGCACGTGTTTCCCGATGGAAAGCATAATATACATCTTCGCTATGCGGACGAATTTAACAAAATAGTAGCAGcatttttaaaacgaaattGCATAGACAACTTACGTCGTTAAATACTCACCTAGCGAAGAGTGTTTTCACAATCCTACACAGAATATCATTGTTAGATATTCTATCGTAGTGGATAGAATGTGTGAATCTTGTTAAATTGTCTAAGACAAATATTATATAATTATtaattgttggaaaataaaactcgcCACTGATTTCTACTGGTCAACCCATAGTTTATCTACCCCGGTTCTTTCTTAATCATACGGTTCTACGGCCCACGATCGTCATCATTCGTTCACTTTCTACCGCAAATTGAACTTCCAGTAGAACTACACTGCTAGCTCGAAAACGATCGAGGTTAAAATTTGAGGCGAGCTCTCGCGCTTTTATCTAACG encodes the following:
- the LOC131208752 gene encoding modifier of mdg4-like isoform X20, whose product is MADDEQFSLCWNNFNTNLSAGFHESLVQGDLVDVTLAAEGQLVKAHRLILSVCSPYFRKMFTQMPVNQHAFIFLKDVSHSALKDLIQFMYCGEVNVKQDALPAFISTAEALQIKGLTETGDSAPPPQPSPAKENIPTTPAPVSISTNTGSPRGKVQRSRVQSYKLESEESGDDKIVQIQSSTSHHSATGSQQAQQIQQVHVASGQKRILGQRILAPSMTNKRAKLSVSGNDMLDPSEATTQIQTVQIVKQLPSQTTEPEYVEMALEPISTKAEPDYSEEHTEIETVEAETEQDQSLAEHDQSADQEQGDDEGTYVEDEAYGDMSKYEESYFTEGEEGKAGVSGFAEPYTSDGTGNEQAAQDQRRIVKMKWMEDGNDGEVLDYHQYDGDKLLFVKSSWGRKHLLYQGYLYFPNKRVKSTNTTYWRCTFSNRRNDPSPCNARCRVRDGRLVGQYGEHNHPQEIKQIYGKMLYTQYSINDP
- the LOC131208752 gene encoding modifier of mdg4-like isoform X17 codes for the protein MADDEQFSLCWNNFNTNLSAGFHESLVQGDLVDVTLAAEGQLVKAHRLILSVCSPYFRKMFTQMPVNQHAFIFLKDVSHSALKDLIQFMYCGEVNVKQDALPAFISTAEALQIKGLTETGDSAPPPQPSPAKENIPTTPAPVSISTNTGSPRGKVQRSRVQSYKLESEESGDDKIVQIQSSTSHHSATGSQQAQQIQQVHVASGQKRILGQRILAPSMTNKRAKLSVSGNDMLDPSEATTQIQTVQIVKQLPSQTTEPEYVEMALEPISTKAEPDYSEEHTEIETVEAETEQDQSLAEHDQSADQEQGDDEGTYVEDEAYGDMSKYEESYFTEGEEGKAGVSGFAEPYTSDGTGNEQAAQATHDHFMKSVIPSQPTVTFVKKDNGKQSLIYMGHTYTLNQKRCNLRYWECCYRRSGMKTCPSRITTENHNIRSVRGRHDHPSATGVAEAPDLPSFKEFDVKSKRRPAGGPSRPLDGLQHLP
- the LOC131208752 gene encoding modifier of mdg4-like isoform X15 — translated: MADDEQFSLCWNNFNTNLSAGFHESLVQGDLVDVTLAAEGQLVKAHRLILSVCSPYFRKMFTQMPVNQHAFIFLKDVSHSALKDLIQFMYCGEVNVKQDALPAFISTAEALQIKGLTETGDSAPPPQPSPAKENIPTTPAPVSISTNTGSPRGKVQRSRVQSYKLESEESGDDKIVQIQSSTSHHSATGSQQAQQIQQVHVASGQKRILGQRILAPSMTNKRAKLSVSGNDMLDPSEATTQIQTVQIVKQLPSQTTEPEYVEMALEPISTKAEPDYSEEHTEIETVEAETEQDQSLAEHDQSADQEQGDDEGTYVEDEAYGDMSKYEESYFTEGEEGKAGVSGFAEPYTSDGTGNEQAAQDAIEVRLRKKDSYEHVEKGTENQQTNDDKQHMFLSSRKGGHQLVHGNYIYRSNLRRQGRQKNIIYWECVHNRTLKCRGRLKSISNKIYISNGNEEHNHDDERARILAAVKDGTLNFKYIPTLKLSKKSSL
- the LOC131208752 gene encoding modifier of mdg4-like isoform X4 — translated: MADDEQFSLCWNNFNTNLSAGFHESLVQGDLVDVTLAAEGQLVKAHRLILSVCSPYFRKMFTQMPVNQHAFIFLKDVSHSALKDLIQFMYCGEVNVKQDALPAFISTAEALQIKGLTETGDSAPPPQPSPAKENIPTTPAPVSISTNTGSPRGKVQRSRVQSYKLESEESGDDKIVQIQSSTSHHSATGSQQAQQIQQVHVASGQKRILGQRILAPSMTNKRAKLSVSGNDMLDPSEATTQIQTVQIVKQLPSQTTEPEYVEMALEPISTKAEPDYSEEHTEIETVEAETEQDQSLAEHDQSADQEQGDDEGTYVEDEAYGDMSKYEESYFTEGEEGKAGVSGFAEPYTSDGTGNEQAAQAASANTTMKADYRNNPAEFELPDPVKPGVSSISSYRLITTNVSNKDAIHKMLAETFSSGEESSKSTDVNQRRRMIKNPKTVTLNFEEITKCPPVEMKLVPTRKGGAGVEHQGHHFVFRYSRNHHKVYRCAWQGSEGCRAQVLIHDKLFYVVNGEHTHEQPSRMDPNVLGKVTLK
- the LOC131208752 gene encoding modifier of mdg4-like isoform X9 produces the protein MADDEQFSLCWNNFNTNLSAGFHESLVQGDLVDVTLAAEGQLVKAHRLILSVCSPYFRKMFTQMPVNQHAFIFLKDVSHSALKDLIQFMYCGEVNVKQDALPAFISTAEALQIKGLTETGDSAPPPQPSPAKENIPTTPAPVSISTNTGSPRGKVQRSRVQSYKLESEESGDDKIVQIQSSTSHHSATGSQQAQQIQQVHVASGQKRILGQRILAPSMTNKRAKLSVSGNDMLDPSEATTQIQTVQIVKQLPSQTTEPEYVEMALEPISTKAEPDYSEEHTEIETVEAETEQDQSLAEHDQSADQEQGDDEGTYVEDEAYGDMSKYEESYFTEGEEGKAGVSGFAEPYTSDGTGNEQAAQAASANTTMKADYRNNPAEFELPDPVKPGVSSISSYRLITTNVSNKDGKKKRAVSLTSAGKKTSRQQLSVKEILATPGTPVIFLASRFGAAKVLLEGHHYVYHFAAKGVSYYRCEEFRRLNCPAKVLVSSGTTHAIMVKHTHTIDESLQEQVSSRYTKP
- the LOC131208752 gene encoding modifier of mdg4-like isoform X32 — protein: MADDEQFSLCWNNFNTNLSAGFHESLVQGDLVDVTLAAEGQLVKAHRLILSVCSPYFRKMFTQMPVNQHAFIFLKDVSHSALKDLIQFMYCGEVNVKQDALPAFISTAEALQIKGLTETGDSAPPPQPSPAKENIPTTPAPVSISTNTGSPRGKVQRSRVQSYKLESEESGDDKIVQIQSSTSHHSATGSQQAQQIQQVHVASGQKRILGQRILAPSMTNKRAKLSVSGNDMLDPSEATTQIQTVQIVKQLPSQTTEPEYVEMALEPISTKAEPDYSEEHTEIETVEAETEQDQSLAEHDQSADQEQGDDEGTYVEDEAYGDMSKYEESYFTEGEEGKAGVSGFAEPYTSDGTGNEQAAQGVPQKRPRGKQPRKSEPQWLKIDLTPVLQQPPEPAVLVPCRLGGMKVLYKGFYFSHHVSKNGIKHYRCVKHAESNCHARIVVKESNVYNITSVHSHQ
- the LOC131208752 gene encoding modifier of mdg4-like isoform X34 produces the protein MADDEQFSLCWNNFNTNLSAGFHESLVQGDLVDVTLAAEGQLVKAHRLILSVCSPYFRKMFTQMPVNQHAFIFLKDVSHSALKDLIQFMYCGEVNVKQDALPAFISTAEALQIKGLTETGDSAPPPQPSPAKENIPTTPAPVSISTNTGSPRGKVQRSRVQSYKLESEESGDDKIVQIQSSTSHHSATGSQQAQQIQQVHVASGQKRILGQRILAPSMTNKRAKLSVSGNDMLDPSEATTQIQTVQIVKQLPSQTTEPEYVEMALEPISTKAEPDYSEEHTEIETVEAETEQDQSLAEHDQSADQEQGDDEGTYVEDEAYGDMSKYEESYFTEGEEGKAGVSGFAEPYTSDGTGNEQAAQADIYFTKSSRGRPAIIINGMKYLFMSENNKRIVWRCSAMATDKLKCPARILQFKNPERFVIHREKQHIHAPLKRNKPNFQTNAVCEYSF
- the LOC131208752 gene encoding modifier of mdg4-like isoform X10, which translates into the protein MADDEQFSLCWNNFNTNLSAGFHESLVQGDLVDVTLAAEGQLVKAHRLILSVCSPYFRKMFTQMPVNQHAFIFLKDVSHSALKDLIQFMYCGEVNVKQDALPAFISTAEALQIKGLTETGDSAPPPQPSPAKENIPTTPAPVSISTNTGSPRGKVQRSRVQSYKLESEESGDDKIVQIQSSTSHHSATGSQQAQQIQQVHVASGQKRILGQRILAPSMTNKRAKLSVSGNDMLDPSEATTQIQTVQIVKQLPSQTTEPEYVEMALEPISTKAEPDYSEEHTEIETVEAETEQDQSLAEHDQSADQEQGDDEGTYVEDEAYGDMSKYEESYFTEGEEGKAGVSGFAEPYTSDGTGNEQAAQGSSTSYVNTVWHQYRTQLPEYTYKQSQRSGRRLLVVNGVTFFRNRQRINKQYWKCSQYYKCRCPCIAVIEEQTLQISLRHCHNHDTTTKSTTTSTILGGTGVSSTRGREKARNGRMSTSGTAQETLVSERHLTCSSVQLSPTRPPPPSLPVLDHYD
- the LOC131208752 gene encoding modifier of mdg4-like isoform X13, translated to MADDEQFSLCWNNFNTNLSAGFHESLVQGDLVDVTLAAEGQLVKAHRLILSVCSPYFRKMFTQMPVNQHAFIFLKDVSHSALKDLIQFMYCGEVNVKQDALPAFISTAEALQIKGLTETGDSAPPPQPSPAKENIPTTPAPVSISTNTGSPRGKVQRSRVQSYKLESEESGDDKIVQIQSSTSHHSATGSQQAQQIQQVHVASGQKRILGQRILAPSMTNKRAKLSVSGNDMLDPSEATTQIQTVQIVKQLPSQTTEPEYVEMALEPISTKAEPDYSEEHTEIETVEAETEQDQSLAEHDQSADQEQGDDEGTYVEDEAYGDMSKYEESYFTEGEEGKAGVSGFAEPYTSDGTGNEQAAQGKLFEEMSHLTRLDTKGMKIEQTQLLTFVDVCEQYQNQQYPSHQKKPKQKRKQPQLRKSQQLQQHELKELSYGKLQYAVGRGNNVLIYDGHRYIKNNVYAGKTYWKCSKWHTQCKARAITDMSDPNHCTVKNTHNHRLSIDS
- the LOC131208752 gene encoding modifier of mdg4-like isoform X8; protein product: MADDEQFSLCWNNFNTNLSAGFHESLVQGDLVDVTLAAEGQLVKAHRLILSVCSPYFRKMFTQMPVNQHAFIFLKDVSHSALKDLIQFMYCGEVNVKQDALPAFISTAEALQIKGLTETGDSAPPPQPSPAKENIPTTPAPVSISTNTGSPRGKVQRSRVQSYKLESEESGDDKIVQIQSSTSHHSATGSQQAQQIQQVHVASGQKRILGQRILAPSMTNKRAKLSVSGNDMLDPSEATTQIQTVQIVKQLPSQTTEPEYVEMALEPISTKAEPDYSEEHTEIETVEAETEQDQSLAEHDQSADQEQGDDEGTYVEDEAYGDMSKYEESYFTEGEEGKAGVSGFAEPYTSDGTGNEQAAQDRLHVNDSGGNETFKSSTLPELKFIKSPWSTPCLVLNDYLYNCHSTRGDIAYWRCHNYSRKIKEERCRARCVIKKGQLSALTGAQHNHLPHTEKIQWIIRRNHPNEEHELLHNTKQYQEEQQQQMSLIKTRSQVVEAPGDITMPASLASATTTSKIEQCALPVVEL
- the LOC131208752 gene encoding modifier of mdg4-like isoform X5 — its product is MADDEQFSLCWNNFNTNLSAGFHESLVQGDLVDVTLAAEGQLVKAHRLILSVCSPYFRKMFTQMPVNQHAFIFLKDVSHSALKDLIQFMYCGEVNVKQDALPAFISTAEALQIKGLTETGDSAPPPQPSPAKENIPTTPAPVSISTNTGSPRGKVQRSRVQSYKLESEESGDDKIVQIQSSTSHHSATGSQQAQQIQQVHVASGQKRILGQRILAPSMTNKRAKLSVSGNDMLDPSEATTQIQTVQIVKQLPSQTTEPEYVEMALEPISTKAEPDYSEEHTEIETVEAETEQDQSLAEHDQSADQEQGDDEGTYVEDEAYGDMSKYEESYFTEGEEGKAGVSGFAEPYTSDGTGNEQAAQVPKERSKAKFGGFADLYQTNRDLTMKRENCKSPLRGQARSELRFPITTEETVELLEVMVRTYEDVRREYTEFLQEQMCTTSSIASVFGKVFADSAMYGYNVSGVCNRGPKRKAMMYYLIFTDCMIEAWSKYGIDEDNLLESLNKIIKQINGRKRNRKYFKKCREQRNAIADSI
- the LOC131208752 gene encoding modifier of mdg4-like isoform X1, producing MADDEQFSLCWNNFNTNLSAGFHESLVQGDLVDVTLAAEGQLVKAHRLILSVCSPYFRKMFTQMPVNQHAFIFLKDVSHSALKDLIQFMYCGEVNVKQDALPAFISTAEALQIKGLTETGDSAPPPQPSPAKENIPTTPAPVSISTNTGSPRGKVQRSRVQSYKLESEESGDDKIVQIQSSTSHHSATGSQQAQQIQQVHVASGQKRILGQRILAPSMTNKRAKLSVSGNDMLDPSEATTQIQTVQIVKQLPSQTTEPEYVEMALEPISTKAEPDYSEEHTEIETVEAETEQDQSLAEHDQSADQEQGDDEGTYVEDEAYGDMSKYEESYFTEGEEGKAGVSGFAEPYTSDGTGNEQAAQAGKSASQRSILIHKSSKNKRGPDEEDIKSKTSPNLSPATEQADVEKQPTVRKLGPTVNGFVFPLQEKLEIERLERMINADKNIRNQYISYLARCKPKAMKIQQFLSCIFSDDALNEYNFHGSNSSGKCKIPMKTYSVFYDCFLEAFNGVGLNERTLQEELTAAIKHSRNRMRQRCFRARKNREKQYISLKLEKF
- the LOC131208752 gene encoding modifier of mdg4-like isoform X27 — protein: MADDEQFSLCWNNFNTNLSAGFHESLVQGDLVDVTLAAEGQLVKAHRLILSVCSPYFRKMFTQMPVNQHAFIFLKDVSHSALKDLIQFMYCGEVNVKQDALPAFISTAEALQIKGLTETGDSAPPPQPSPAKENIPTTPAPVSISTNTGSPRGKVQRSRVQSYKLESEESGDDKIVQIQSSTSHHSATGSQQAQQIQQVHVASGQKRILGQRILAPSMTNKRAKLSVSGNDMLDPSEATTQIQTVQIVKQLPSQTTEPEYVEMALEPISTKAEPDYSEEHTEIETVEAETEQDQSLAEHDQSADQEQGDDEGTYVEDEAYGDMSKYEESYFTEGEEGKAGVSGFAEPYTSDGTGNEQAAQGILRSSFAYDVRYQLINNRKGGMNLHCRGYVYRRKAIFSNTTNWVCANPLTSRSAIIGYPGRCAARCVTDGEGGIKFSKKYHNHAPLDWSVGYKRKDDQTKMRPWC
- the LOC131208752 gene encoding modifier of mdg4-like isoform X18; the encoded protein is MADDEQFSLCWNNFNTNLSAGFHESLVQGDLVDVTLAAEGQLVKAHRLILSVCSPYFRKMFTQMPVNQHAFIFLKDVSHSALKDLIQFMYCGEVNVKQDALPAFISTAEALQIKGLTETGDSAPPPQPSPAKENIPTTPAPVSISTNTGSPRGKVQRSRVQSYKLESEESGDDKIVQIQSSTSHHSATGSQQAQQIQQVHVASGQKRILGQRILAPSMTNKRAKLSVSGNDMLDPSEATTQIQTVQIVKQLPSQTTEPEYVEMALEPISTKAEPDYSEEHTEIETVEAETEQDQSLAEHDQSADQEQGDDEGTYVEDEAYGDMSKYEESYFTEGEEGKAGVSGFAEPYTSDGTGNEQAAQGKLFEAVFGTTRRGHQMLLYEGHGYVREKQKGIYVPAVFGKTRRGQMKLLYDGHAFTRDRQSVKTCNWKCSLFTRYRCRARAVTKDIAGVIHMKVTNIAHYHPREEYKLSTKIKKDPPLA
- the LOC131208752 gene encoding modifier of mdg4-like isoform X29, which gives rise to MADDEQFSLCWNNFNTNLSAGFHESLVQGDLVDVTLAAEGQLVKAHRLILSVCSPYFRKMFTQMPVNQHAFIFLKDVSHSALKDLIQFMYCGEVNVKQDALPAFISTAEALQIKGLTETGDSAPPPQPSPAKENIPTTPAPVSISTNTGSPRGKVQRSRVQSYKLESEESGDDKIVQIQSSTSHHSATGSQQAQQIQQVHVASGQKRILGQRILAPSMTNKRAKLSVSGNDMLDPSEATTQIQTVQIVKQLPSQTTEPEYVEMALEPISTKAEPDYSEEHTEIETVEAETEQDQSLAEHDQSADQEQGDDEGTYVEDEAYGDMSKYEESYFTEGEEGKAGVSGFAEPYTSDGTGNEQAAQGKGLTLELAQFGSTQRGKPLLIIDGYCYIRNGEFHGTINWRCSFHRQQRCKAKAITVKRDGREYVKLTKSTHTHSPTMMMSSLNYYTIQQTKQRSNRTRTNRSNNP
- the LOC131208752 gene encoding modifier of mdg4-like isoform X37, which gives rise to MADDEQFSLCWNNFNTNLSAGFHESLVQGDLVDVTLAAEGQLVKAHRLILSVCSPYFRKMFTQMPVNQHAFIFLKDVSHSALKDLIQFMYCGEVNVKQDALPAFISTAEALQIKGLTETGDSAPPPQPSPAKENIPTTPAPVSISTNTGSPRGKVQRSRVQSYKLESEESGDDKIVQIQSSTSHHSATGSQQAQQIQQVHVASGQKRILGQRILAPSMTNKRAKLSVSGNDMLDPSEATTQIQTVQIVKQLPSQTTEPEYVEMALEPISTKAEPDYSEEHTEIETVEAETEQDQSLAEHDQSADQEQGDDEGTYVEDEAYGDMSKYEESYFTEGEEGKAGVSGFAEPYTSDGTGNEQAAQGNPDAQIELLPYSFVTGQRGSLKILYKNFTFFCAKYIKDRRYWTCSKQRSRRCTARLITDGRIKTIIARNTVHTHPVDQTAN
- the LOC131208752 gene encoding modifier of mdg4-like isoform X24, coding for MADDEQFSLCWNNFNTNLSAGFHESLVQGDLVDVTLAAEGQLVKAHRLILSVCSPYFRKMFTQMPVNQHAFIFLKDVSHSALKDLIQFMYCGEVNVKQDALPAFISTAEALQIKGLTETGDSAPPPQPSPAKENIPTTPAPVSISTNTGSPRGKVQRSRVQSYKLESEESGDDKIVQIQSSTSHHSATGSQQAQQIQQVHVASGQKRILGQRILAPSMTNKRAKLSVSGNDMLDPSEATTQIQTVQIVKQLPSQTTEPEYVEMALEPISTKAEPDYSEEHTEIETVEAETEQDQSLAEHDQSADQEQGDDEGTYVEDEAYGDMSKYEESYFTEGEEGKAGVSGFAEPYTSDGTGNEQAAQGINTEMLRKKIERLCTKMTAKNEDNSNEDDGEIKHVFPQDLRMETGSKGRPKLVMGGYAFFRNNCARNKTYWLCSRNRTIKCRARIITLDGSSGMILKNQHHNHPPTETQS